One Archangium violaceum genomic window, ACGGAGGAGATCGCCAACCTGCTCTCCTACATGCCGGCGGGCTACACGCCGAGGATCCTCGCGGGCAACTACCCCATCGCCTGCAGCCTGAGTCTCTTCTTCCTGAGTGACAGCGAGGCGGAAGTGCTGTCCATCATCAACTCGCGCCCGGTCATCACCCTGCGCGCGTCCATCCCGCTGTGCGACCCGGCGAGCCAGAAGCTGAACATCTCCCCCATCAACCAGAGGCTCGTGACGGACGGGGTGCTGCAGAGCACCTCCTCGGGCCTGACGGGGAACAGCTGGGACGTCCTCTTCGAGTCCTCGCGGCTGGCCCAGCTCTCGCCCTCGCTCTTCCTCACCGCGGATCCCCAGGTGGGCTGGGAGGCCTACATCAAGGCGTTCACGCTGGACCTGAATGCCCAGACGGCCACGATGTCCAGCACCACGGCGAGCCAACCCGTCTACATCTGCACGCCGGACCCGCTGGTGCTGAAGTTCGGGTAGGGCGAGACGCGCTTCAACCCCTGTCAACAGGACGCCAGGAGCAGCCATGGCGGGTGCCGTGGCCACTCCGGCGTGGGAGCACGGGTAATGCCGAGGCATGTGTGGATTCTGGGTGGGCTCATGTGGTGGACCGCGTGCCCCGGCGAGGGTGGCGTGGAGCCCGAGCAGAGGAAGAGGGAGCTACAGGCCTGCGTCCTCCAGCGCCTGCCCCCCGCGGAGGCCACGGCCACGGAGTGGAGGGTATCCGGGTACGTGCTGGTGGATGCGTATGTGAAGTGTCAGGAGAAGCCGGAGCAGGCGACGGCCGCGGACTTCCGCGCCGTGGTGCAGGAGATTGCCCGGCTGGAATCGGATTCCTCGTCGGTGCGGATCACCGCCCTCCCAGGAGGCACGCAGTGAAGTGTTTGTTCGTCCTCATCCTGCTCGTGGGCCCGGGAGCCCTCGCCAGCGCGCTGGAGGTGGACGAGTGCGTCGGGTGCCATACCGCCCGGCGCAACGAGCCGAAGTCCCGCTTCGCCAACGGCCTGGGGCACTGGAATGACAGCCAATGCTATGGCTGCCACGCGGAGCTGAACGACGTGGCCGCGCAGAAGCAGAAGGGGAAGACGGACCGGCGCTACTACGCCGTGCCCGTGCGCGAGGAGAAGCTGGCGCAGCTCGCCACCTCCCCGCTGGCGTACATGAATGCCCCGGAGACCGTGGAGCCACCAGAGGGGGCCGTCCCCCGGGTGTCCTGGGAGCGGCTCGCGGCCTTCCTGAAGCGTCCGAGCAACCTCTCCCCTCAGCAGGGAAGCCGGGCACCAAGGATGATGGCCTACCCCGCCCTCCAGCCCAAGGCGTTGAAGGCCGTGGCGGGTCTCCTGGGGGTGCGGCAGCCGGCCCGGGAGAAGGCGCCCGCGAAGCTGACGGTGGAGGAGCGGCGCCAGGCCGACGCGCTGTGGACGGCCCGCTGCTTCAGCTGCCATGGAGGCCCGAAGCCGGTGTCGGGCCGGAGTGGTGTGTCGCTGGGGCTCTACACCGCCGAGTGGCTGCGGGACTACGCGGCCGGGAAGGTCCGTGCGCCTCGCGAGGCGCGCACCATGCCCGTGGTGCCCCTCTCCACCGGAGAGGCGAAGCTCCTGTACCGGCTCTTCGGAGAGATGAGGGCCGAGGCGGAACGGGAGCTGGATGCGCGAGTCTCCCGACTGAAGTTGGAGGAGATGGCCGTCCCCACGGAGCTGCCGCCCGCGTTGCTGGGCTATCTCTGGGGGCCGTTCTTCCGGGACGCAACCTGCGTCCATTGTCACGCGACCAGCCCGCGTGCCGCGAGTGCCTTCACCGCGGACGCGGAGGGCCTGAAGGCCTACCTGCGCCGCGAATCCGGCGAGGAATTCTGGCGCCGGTTGGAGACCCGCGCGCTGGAGGCCGAGCACGGGCTCGTCGCCGCGCGACCTGGCATGCCCATGGCCGGAGTGGAGCTCCCCCTGGAGCTCCGGCGCGTCATCGCACGCTGGGTGTTGGATGGATGCAAGGACCCCGAGGGGCAAACCTGGTGCCGTCACTGACGGCCATTTCGTCGAGGCTGTGCATGTCTGGTAGGCAATCCCTCCGAGCACGGAGAATGTGTCTGACGTTGGCGGTGCTGCTCGGCGTGGGGCTCGTGACGGGTTGTGGGTGGGCACCCGGCGTGGAGGAGTCCATGCCGGGGCGGGTGCGCTCTCCCCTCGGGGGCCGGCCCGCCGCCGCGAGGCTGGCGCTGGGGCAGTACCACTCGGTGGGCGTGCACTCGGATGGGACGGTGTGGGCCTGGGGGTACAACCGTCAGGGCCAGCTCGGAAACGGGACGCTCACCGACAGCCCCACGCCGGTGCAGGTGACGTACCTGGGTGGAGTGGTGTCCGTGGCCTCCGGAGACTACCACTCCCTGGGGCTGCGCTCGGACGGCACGGTGTGGGCCTGGGGTGACAACTACAGCGGCCAGCTCGGCAATGGGACGAACACCGCCAGCCCCGTGCCGGTGCGGGTGAAGAACCTGAGCGGAGTGGTCTCGCTCGGCTCCGGGTTCTCCCATGCCCTGGCGCTGCGCTCGGACGGCACGGTGTGGGCCTGGGGCGACAACCGCTACAGCCAGCTCGGGAACGTGGGGGCGACCAGTAGCAACCTGCCCGTGCAGGTGCCGGGCCTGAGCGGTGTCATCGCCGTGGTGGCCGGCGGCTACTACTCGCTGGCGCTGCGCTCGGATGGCACGGTGTGGGGCTGGGGCGACAACCGCTTCGGCCAGCTCGGGGATGGCACGACGGCCACGAGGAAGGTGCCGGTGCGGGTGTCGGACCTGAGCGGGGTGGTGACCCTCTCCGCCGGCTCCTCCCATACCGTGGCGCTGCGCTCGGATGGCACGGTATGGGCCTGGGGCCTCAATACGTATGGCCAGCTCGGGGATGGGACGAACACCAACCGGCTCCAGCCCGTGCAGGTGGGCCTGAGCGACGTGATGACGCTGGTCGCCGGCAACTACCACTCGCTGGCGGTGCGCTCCGACGGCGCGGTGTGGGCCTGGGGTGACAATCGCTACCGCCAGCTCGGCAATGGGACGACCACCAGCAGCCGCGTGCCCGTTCAGTCCGGCTTGAGCGGAGGCGTCACCCTGGTGGCGGGGTACAAGCACTCGCTCGTGCTGCGCTCGGATGGCACCGTGTGGTCCTGGGGTGACAATGTCTTCGGCCAGCTCGGGGATGGCACGTTCAACCCCCGGAGCTCCGCGGTGAAGGTGTCGTTCCTGTCGTTGGGCAGGGCGGATGTGACGTCCGGCCAGCTCCACTCCGTGGTGCTGGACTCGAACGGCTCGGTGTGGGTCTGGGGTGACAACTACAACGGGCAGCTCGGCAATGGGACGGGCCTCGACAGTCTCGTCGCGGCCCCCCTGAACCTGGGTGGGGGCGTGGCCGTCTCGGCCGGGTTCAAATACACCGTGGTGCTCAAGGCCGACACCACGGTGTGGAGTTGGGGCGTCAACGAGTACGGGCAGCTCGGGGATGGGACCTTCACGGACAGGCCCCGGCCCGTGCAGGTGGTGGGGCTCTCCGGTGTCTCCGCGGTGGCGGCTGGCAACTACCACGCGCTGGCCTTGCGCTCGAACGGCACGGTGTGGGCCTGGGGCTTCAACCGCTACGGCCAGCTCGGAGATGGAACGACCACGGACAGGACCCAGCCCGTGCAGGTGGTGGGGCTGTCCGGAATCGTGGCCGTGGCGGCCGGAGACAGCCATTCCCTGGCCCTGCGCTCGGACGGCACGGTGTGGGCCTGGGGGTACAACTTCGACGGCCAGATTGGCAGTGGCTCGTACGCCTGGCACATCCAGCCCGTGCAGGTGGCGGGGCTCTCCGACGTGGTGTCCGTGGCCGCTGGCGGCTACCACTCGCTGGCGCTGCGCTCGGACGGCACGGTGTGGACCTGGGGCTACAACGGCTCGGGCCAGCTCGGGGATGGGACGACGGCGCTCAACAGCCCCTCGCCGGTGCAGGTGGCGGGTCTGAGCGGCGTGGTGTCCGTGGCCGCCGGCAACTACCACTCGCTGGCGCTGCACTCGAACGGCACGGTGCGCGCCTGGGGCTTCAACTTCGACGGCCAGCTCGGGGATGGAACGCTCATCAATCGCAACACACCAGTCCAGGTGACGGGCCTGAGCGGCGTGGTGTCCGTGGTCGCCGGGGACTACCACACCCTGGCGCTGCGCTCGGACGGCTCGGCCTGGGCCTGGGGCTACAACGGCGAAGGCCAGCTCGGGGACGGGACGCGCGACGACACCCTCGTGCCCGTCCGCGTCCTGGGCATCTGAGAGGAGATGGAAGTGAAGACCCAGACATTGTCCAGGTTGGGCTCGTACGTGCTCCTGCTCGCCGCCCTCGCGCTGCTCCCATGGGCCGGCGAGGCGATGGCTCAATCCTTCAGCGAAAGGCACGTCATCATCGTCATCGACCGCAGTGGCTCCATGCAGATGGTGCGGAGCAATGGGCAGACCCGGTTCACCGAGGCCATCAAGCGCGCCAGGTCCTACGTCAACCTGTCCTCGCCGCTGCCCCGCTCCTTCGCCGTCTGGACGTTCGAGGAGTCCTCCTACATCAAGGAGCAGGGTTTCGCGGATGCCGCGACCACGCTCGCGACCCTGAACCGACTGAGCGTCGGGAATGGGGTGACGCCCCTCGCCCTCGCGGTCTGTGACGCCGTGGACGAGCTCCTGCAATACAATCCAGGTGTCACGGCGGAGAAGGTGGTCCGTCTGGTCTCCGATGGCGAGGAGAACAGCACCCCCCCCAGCTCCCCGTGCTACGGCCCCGACAGCGCCACGCCCTATCCAGACCTCACGATGGATTCCTGGCAGTGGAAGGTCCGCAACATGCTCAAGACGGGAGATCCGTTGAGGGATGACCCGGGGCCCTACAAGCTCGTGTTCGACGTCGATGTCTTGTATAATTACATCAGCTTCGCCAGCACCGGGAGCCCGGTCCGCGAAGTCTCCTCCACCGGGAGGAGCGCGGTGCCCGTCCAGCCCAGGTTGACCTCCGCCTATCTTGCCTTTCTCCAGGGCGTGTCCACGGCCTCGGGGGGCACATTCACCGCGATTGGCGATTCGAGCCCCGTACCGGTCTTTGGAGACACCAACCAGGATTACTGTGTCAACGAAACGGACTACAACCTGGTGCTCGGCTACTACGGCCAAGCGGTTCCTCCCGCGCCCGCGGCGGCGGATGTGAACCATGACAGGGTGGTCGATTACTATGACTACACCATCGTCGTGAACAATTACGGCTCGGGTTGTGGCGCGAGCTCCGCGGTGAGCAGGTAGAACGCAGTCAACGCAGGAAAGCGAAAGGAATGAAGATGATGAAGGGTACGATCCAATTGTTGGCGGTCGCCGTTTTCACCCTGGTCATGCAGGCGGGCGAGGCTCTGGCCCAGCCCCCTCCGGTCCCCACCGAGCAGCACAGCATCATCGTCGTGGATCGCAGTGGCTCCATGACGGTCACGCGCTCCGATGGCCAGACCCGCTTCCAGGCGGCCATCCAGAATGCCAAGGACTATGTGAACCTGCCGCTCGCCATCCCCCATTTCTTCTCCGTCTGGTCCTTCGAGGGCACCAGCTACATCAAGGAGCAGGGGTTCGCGAGCGCCACGACCACGATCGCCACCCTGAACAGGCTGACTGTGGGCACTGGCGTCACGCCCCTGGCCTATACGGTCTGCGACGCCATCGACGCGCTCTTCACCTTCAAGCCGGAGCTCGGCAACAAGGCGCGGAAGGTGGTGAAGCTGGTTTCCGACGGTGAGGAGAACAGCACGCCGGCCGGCACCCAGTGCCACGGCCCCTCGAGCACGCTGAACACCCCGCCCTACACGGCGGGCTCCTGGGAGTGGAAGGTCTACAACAAGTTCGCGACCCTCAATCCCAATACGCCTCCTCCCGCGGGTGCCTTCTTCCCGGCGGTGCTCAACGTGACCGTGCTGGGCGGCTACATCAGCCTCCGGAGCGCCTCGTCCTCCGCGCTCGAGTACTCCCCGGAGGGCCATGCCATGGCGCCGCGCTCCATGTCGAAGCTGGCGGACTTCTACTCGTTCCTCCAGACGCTCGCGCAGGACTCCGGTGGTACCTTCACCCAGATCGAGGACGCGAAGCCCGCTCCGGTCTTCGGTGATACCAACGGCGACTTCTGCGTGGACGGCACGGACTACAACGAGGTCATGGCGAACTTCACCTTCACCGTTCCGCCCGGCAATCCCGCGGCGGACTTCAACAACGACAAGGTCGTCGACTACTACGACTACGTGATCGTCGTGAACAACCAGGGCGCGGGCGCCGGCTGCGGCTCGAGCTCGCTCCTCATCAACAAGTAGTCAACCCGGAGAAGTATCTGGCGGAAGGAAGGACGGAAGCCCTCGCGTCCTTCCTTTCGTCGTTTCAGAATGATTCGAGCCACATGCGGTGGCGTGCTCGCCCAGGGGTAGGAGATGCAACTTCGCCGCGAAGCCCTCACGATGCTCGTGCTCGCAGCCCTCTCGGCCTGCGACAATCCCCTCCCGCAGCGTGACATCTCCGAGGCGCCCCCTCACGTCCACATCACTTCCCTGGAGCCGCAGCGGGGTGTGCCCACCCTCCTCTGGAGCCAATCCCGGGAGTCGAGCCCGGAAGCACATTCCACTCCCGAGGCCGCCGCGTCCTGGTACCTGGAGCGGCTCGCGCCGCTCTACCACCTGGGAGAAGCCACACTCCGCACGGCCGCCATCCACCAGGTGCACGATACGGGCCGCGGCGGCATCCTCGTCTCCTTCCGCCAGCGCGTCGAGGGTATCGAGGTCCTCGATAGCAAGCTCGAGGTGCTGCTGACGCGTGACCTCCAGCTGGTCGCCGTGGGCGGCAACCTCCAGGAAGCAGACAGGCCCCGACCATACGCCTTCCGGCTCTCCCATGGGGAGGCCGTGGCGCACGCGCTCGGCGAGCTGTCGCGTGTCGCGGGCGCATCCGCGGACCTGCGTGAGTTGGAGCCGATGCCAGGAGGATTCCGCGCCTTCGCGCTGGCTCCTGGCAGGGCCTTCGACGGCGCCCGGATGACGCTCGTCGCACCCGCCCGGACGAAGCGGGTCCTCTTCCCGAGGAATGGCCAGCTCGTCCCCGCGTACTACGTCGAGACCAACCTCGGGACGGATGCGAGCAACAGCTCCAACGCGGAGGCTTTCGTCGTCTCCGCGGAGGATGGCGCCGTGCTGCGGCGCCAGGAGCTGACCCACGCGGATTCCTTCGAGTACCGGGTCTGGGCGGAGGCGGACGGGGCTGGAACCCCCCTCGATGGACCGCAGGCCGACTACACACCACATCCCTCGGGTACTCCGGATGGGACCGGACCCGCCTTCATTCCCCCGCGATGGGTGTCGATGGAGGGCTTCAACGGAAGGGGAGATGTCTGGCTTCCCCCCGGTGCGACCGAGAGCCGTGGCAACAACGTCGATGCCTATGCGGACCTCTCCGCTCCCGATGGCTTCACGCCCGGGTCCGACTTCCGCGCGGCGACCGTCCCGGGGAGCAGGCGCTTCGACCATGTCTATGACACGAGCCTCGGACCCCTGGCCCATGCCGAGCAGACCCAGGCCGCCGTCACCCAGCTCTTCTACACGACCAACTGGCTCCACGATGACTTCTACGTCTCTGGCTTCGACGAGGCCGCTGGGAATGCCCAGGCCAGCAACTTCGGCCGGGGCGGCCTGGAAGGAGATCCGCTGCTCGCCGAGGCCCAGGGCCATGAAGGCTCCAACAACGCCTTCATGAGCGTGCCCGCGGATGGTGAGTCACCGCGCATGCAGGTCTTCATCTGGCTGGGTCCGGAGGAGCACTTCGTGGAGGTCTCCGGCCAGCGCTACCCGACAGGCATGGCCTTCTTCGGCTCGCAGCACTTCCAGGTCACCCAACCCCTGGTGCTCGTGAACGATGGAGTCGCCGCTCCGAGCACTCATGATGGATGTGAGGCCATGGGCGGCGGGCTGGGTGGAACCGTGGTCATGATCGAGCGTGGGACGTGCCCCATGGCGCTCAAGGCCCGGAACGCCGAGCAGGCGGGCGCCTCGGGAGTCATCATCCTCAACAACGTACCGGGCGCCCCACCGCCCCGGATGACGAATGACGACGCGTCGATCGTCGTGAAGATCCCCGTGCTCTCGGTGACGTACGAGGATGGCGAGCGTCTCGTCCAGCTCGCCGGGCAGCAGGACTCCCTCACCGCGATCCTGTGGCGGGGTTCCATCGATCGTGACGGCTCCCTCGACAACACGCTCGTGGCCCACGAGTGGGGACATTACCTGCACCTGCGCCTGATGAGCCCGTGCACCACGACCCAGTGCCTCGCCATGAGCGAGGGCTGGGCGGACTTCATCGCCCTGCACATGCTGCTCCGTGAAGGTGATTCGCTCGAGGGGAGCTACGCCCTCGCCCCCTATGCGGGCGTCGCGCTCGGCAACAACAGCGCCTACTTCGGCATCCGCCGGGCCCCCTATTCCGTCAACAAGGGCATCAACGACTTGAGCCTCCGGCACATCTCCGAGGGCGAGCCCCTGCCCACCCATCACCCCATGGCCAGCCGGAAGCCCGGGAACTCGGAGATCCACAACGCGGGGGAGATCTTCGCGAGTCTGTTGTTCGAGGGGTACGTCGCCCTGCTCCGGGAGACGCGGCTTCCCACACCCCGGTACAGCTTCCAGACGGCCAGGCGCCGCATGGCCGACTACATCGTCGCCGCGATGAAGCTCGCGCCTCCCAACGCGACCTATACCGAGCAACTCCAGGCGCTCCTGGCGGTCGCGGCGGCCCAGGATCTGACGGACCACGCGCTCCTCGCCGAGGCCTATGCCCGCCGGGGGGCGGGGCCGAACGCCATCGCCCCACCGCGAAACTCGGTGGACCTGACCGGAGTCGTCGAGGACTTCTCCGTGAGCAGCCCCGGTTCCGGCTATCCGGTGGCGCAAGCGGGTCCGGACCAGACCGTCCCGGGTGGCCGACGCGTGCACCTGGATGCCTCCGGAAGCCAGGCGCCGAAGGGTGGCGCCCTGACATTCCAATGGCACCAGGTATCGGGCCCCCCCGTGGTGCTCGAGGAGGGTGGGAAGAGCGCCGCGACGTTCACCGCGCCCGTGGTGCCCGTGGACACGGTGCTGGCCTTCCGCGTCACCGTGGGGCAGGACAACCGTGCGACCGTCGATACGGTGGAGGTCCGCGTGCTCGCCGGGGATTCAGGCCCCGTGGATGGCGGCGTGGACGCGGGCAGTGATGCGGGCGTCGATGCTGGCACTCCGGATGATGATGCCGGCACTCCGGATGACGACGCGGGCACCGATGCAGGGGTCGAGCCACCTCCGCCGTCCGATGGAGGTACGGAGCCGGATGCTGGCACCGAGAACCCGGGCACCTCCGATCCCGGCTGCGGCTGCGGGGCGGGCTCCGGTGCACCACACTCCACGTTCCTCTTCGCGCTCCTGGCGATCCTCGGGTTGCATCGAAGCCAGCGAAGACATTCCGCCCGGGGCCCGGCGGGCGCTCGCGCTCCCGGGACCCGAGTCGAGTGATTCCCCCCCACAACCAGGAGGACACATGAAGACGAACCCCCCCAAGCTCCAGCTGCTCGCAGCCGTCGCTTTCAGCCTGCTCATCTCATTCAACGAGGCCGCGGCCCAACCGCCCACCGAGCGGCACACCCTCATCCTCATCTCGAATGGCGAGTCCATGTCGACGGTGGGTGCCGACGGCATCACACGCCTTGAAAGAGCGATCCAACAGGCGAGGAACCTCGTGAATCTCCCGTTGTCCATCCCCCAGTACTTCGCCGTCTGGACGTTCGAGGGCTCCTCCTACATCGAGTGGCAAGGCTTTTCGAGCGCCACCACCACACACCTCACGCTGAACTCCCTTCAGGTCGGCTCCGGCACCTCCCATCCTCTCGCCTACGCACTCTGTGAGGCCGCGGACAGGCTCCTCGCATACAGGCAGGGGACGGTCACCGCGCAAAAGATGGTGTACCTGCTCACCGATGGCGAGGAGAACAGCACCCCGGTGGGGACCCAGTGCTACGGCCCCAGCAGCGCATTGGATGCCCCGAATTTCACTCCAGGCTCCTGGGAGTGGAAGGTGCGCAACAAGTTCGCGACGGGCAACCCCAACACACCGCCCGCGAGTTACAGCTACCCGCTCGTGAACTTGTCGAATGCCTGGAGCGGGTACATCCAGTGAGTGCTCAGTCCCGGTAGCCCCGGGCTTGAAGGTTGAACAGGTGCGCGTAGCGCCCGTTGCGCGCCATCAGCTCCGTGTGGCTGCCCAGCTCCTCCACCTCGCCGTTGTGCAGCACGGCGATCCGGTCCGCCATCCGCACCGTCGAGAAGCGGTGTGAAATCACCAGGGCGATCCGGTCCGCCGCCAGCTCCTGGAACCGCTCGAACAGCACGTGCTCCGACTCCGCGTCGATGCTCGCCGTCGGCTCATCCAGGATGAGCACCTCCGCGTCCTCCCGCATGAAGGCCCTCGCCACCCCGAGCTTCTGCCACTGTCCTCCGCTCAGCTCGTGCCCCTTCTCGAACCAGCCTCCCAACATCGTGTCGTACTGCTTCGGCAGCGTCGCGATCACCCCGCTCGCCCCGCCCTGCTCCGCCGCTCGGACGATCCGGTTCCGGTCCTCCAGCGCCGGCACGTGCCCCAGTCCGATGTTCTCCGCCACGTTGAACTGGTAGCGCACGAAGTCCTGGAACACCGCCCCGAACCGCGAGCGCAGATCCTCCGGATCCATGTCCTTCAGGTTCACGCCCCCGTAGAGGATTTCTCCCTCCGTCGGCTCGTACAGCCGCAGGAGCAGCTTCACCAGCGTGCTCTTCCCCGCCCCGTTCTCCCCCACCAGCGCCAGTTTCTCCCCCGGCTCCAGCCGCAGCGACAGGTTGCGCAGCGCCCACGCCTCCTTCCCCGGATAGCGGAACGACACGTTGCGCAGCTCGATGGCGTTGCCCCTCCCCCTCGAAGCCGTCAGCGCCGGCACCACCCTGGGCGCCTCCTGGCCCGTGGGTATCTCCAGGTACGCGAAGAGGTTGCTCATGAAGAGCGCGCCCTCGTACATGCTGCCCACGCTCGAGAGGCTCCCCTGGAACGCCGCCTGCCCCTGCCGGAACACCCCCAGGTACAGCACCATGTCGCCCACCGTGATGGAGCCCCGCGCCGCTCGGTCCGCCACGAACGCGTAGCACCCGTAGAACGCCCCCAGCGACAGCAGCCCCAGCCCCAGCCCCCACCCCATCCGCTTCATCGCCAGCGCCCGGTCCTCCTGGAAGAACTTCTGGAACAGCGTCCGGTAACGCCCCAACACCAGCGGGCCCAGCCCGAACACCTTCACCTCCTTCACGTGGTTGTCCCGCGTGAGGATCCACTCCAGGTAGTTCAGCTTGCGGCCCTCGGGTGCCCGCCACGAGTGCAACCGGAATCCCTCCCCCGCCAGCCGCGCCTCCGCGATGAACGCCGGGATGCTCGCCGCCACCAGCACCACCACGCTCCACGGAGAGAGCGATACCAGCAGCACCGCGTACGTCGACAACGTCACCAGGTTGCGCACGATGGTGAACGCGTCCATCACCAGCCCCAGGGGCCGGCTGTTCGCCTCGCGCCGCGCGTTCTGCATCTTGTCGTACGTGTCCGAGTCCTCGAAGTGCCTCAGCTCCAGCTGTAGCGCCTTCTCGAGGATGCGCTCGTTGAGCAGGTTGCCCAGGTTGGCCCGTACCAGCTCACGCGTCAGCGACAGCGCCCGGTCCACCATCGCCGAGCCCACCATCAACCCGAACTCCAGCA contains:
- a CDS encoding ABC transporter ATP-binding protein; amino-acid sequence: MSPPYSAPRPPQPLKVRLKNTGSLFRQLPGTFRLFWASSPRGAVMLAVLTLVAAVLPAAIAWVGKLIVDGVVAAAKDGSDAVRTQVLRLVVLEFGLMVGSAMVDRALSLTRELVRANLGNLLNERILEKALQLELRHFEDSDTYDKMQNARREANSRPLGLVMDAFTIVRNLVTLSTYAVLLVSLSPWSVVVLVAASIPAFIAEARLAGEGFRLHSWRAPEGRKLNYLEWILTRDNHVKEVKVFGLGPLVLGRYRTLFQKFFQEDRALAMKRMGWGLGLGLLSLGAFYGCYAFVADRAARGSITVGDMVLYLGVFRQGQAAFQGSLSSVGSMYEGALFMSNLFAYLEIPTGQEAPRVVPALTASRGRGNAIELRNVSFRYPGKEAWALRNLSLRLEPGEKLALVGENGAGKSTLVKLLLRLYEPTEGEILYGGVNLKDMDPEDLRSRFGAVFQDFVRYQFNVAENIGLGHVPALEDRNRIVRAAEQGGASGVIATLPKQYDTMLGGWFEKGHELSGGQWQKLGVARAFMREDAEVLILDEPTASIDAESEHVLFERFQELAADRIALVISHRFSTVRMADRIAVLHNGEVEELGSHTELMARNGRYAHLFNLQARGYRD
- a CDS encoding VWA domain-containing protein; protein product: MEVKTQTLSRLGSYVLLLAALALLPWAGEAMAQSFSERHVIIVIDRSGSMQMVRSNGQTRFTEAIKRARSYVNLSSPLPRSFAVWTFEESSYIKEQGFADAATTLATLNRLSVGNGVTPLALAVCDAVDELLQYNPGVTAEKVVRLVSDGEENSTPPSSPCYGPDSATPYPDLTMDSWQWKVRNMLKTGDPLRDDPGPYKLVFDVDVLYNYISFASTGSPVREVSSTGRSAVPVQPRLTSAYLAFLQGVSTASGGTFTAIGDSSPVPVFGDTNQDYCVNETDYNLVLGYYGQAVPPAPAAADVNHDRVVDYYDYTIVVNNYGSGCGASSAVSR
- a CDS encoding RCC1 domain-containing protein; this translates as MCLTLAVLLGVGLVTGCGWAPGVEESMPGRVRSPLGGRPAAARLALGQYHSVGVHSDGTVWAWGYNRQGQLGNGTLTDSPTPVQVTYLGGVVSVASGDYHSLGLRSDGTVWAWGDNYSGQLGNGTNTASPVPVRVKNLSGVVSLGSGFSHALALRSDGTVWAWGDNRYSQLGNVGATSSNLPVQVPGLSGVIAVVAGGYYSLALRSDGTVWGWGDNRFGQLGDGTTATRKVPVRVSDLSGVVTLSAGSSHTVALRSDGTVWAWGLNTYGQLGDGTNTNRLQPVQVGLSDVMTLVAGNYHSLAVRSDGAVWAWGDNRYRQLGNGTTTSSRVPVQSGLSGGVTLVAGYKHSLVLRSDGTVWSWGDNVFGQLGDGTFNPRSSAVKVSFLSLGRADVTSGQLHSVVLDSNGSVWVWGDNYNGQLGNGTGLDSLVAAPLNLGGGVAVSAGFKYTVVLKADTTVWSWGVNEYGQLGDGTFTDRPRPVQVVGLSGVSAVAAGNYHALALRSNGTVWAWGFNRYGQLGDGTTTDRTQPVQVVGLSGIVAVAAGDSHSLALRSDGTVWAWGYNFDGQIGSGSYAWHIQPVQVAGLSDVVSVAAGGYHSLALRSDGTVWTWGYNGSGQLGDGTTALNSPSPVQVAGLSGVVSVAAGNYHSLALHSNGTVRAWGFNFDGQLGDGTLINRNTPVQVTGLSGVVSVVAGDYHTLALRSDGSAWAWGYNGEGQLGDGTRDDTLVPVRVLGI
- a CDS encoding vWA domain-containing protein, which encodes MKTNPPKLQLLAAVAFSLLISFNEAAAQPPTERHTLILISNGESMSTVGADGITRLERAIQQARNLVNLPLSIPQYFAVWTFEGSSYIEWQGFSSATTTHLTLNSLQVGSGTSHPLAYALCEAADRLLAYRQGTVTAQKMVYLLTDGEENSTPVGTQCYGPSSALDAPNFTPGSWEWKVRNKFATGNPNTPPASYSYPLVNLSNAWSGYIQ
- a CDS encoding M36 family metallopeptidase codes for the protein MQLRREALTMLVLAALSACDNPLPQRDISEAPPHVHITSLEPQRGVPTLLWSQSRESSPEAHSTPEAAASWYLERLAPLYHLGEATLRTAAIHQVHDTGRGGILVSFRQRVEGIEVLDSKLEVLLTRDLQLVAVGGNLQEADRPRPYAFRLSHGEAVAHALGELSRVAGASADLRELEPMPGGFRAFALAPGRAFDGARMTLVAPARTKRVLFPRNGQLVPAYYVETNLGTDASNSSNAEAFVVSAEDGAVLRRQELTHADSFEYRVWAEADGAGTPLDGPQADYTPHPSGTPDGTGPAFIPPRWVSMEGFNGRGDVWLPPGATESRGNNVDAYADLSAPDGFTPGSDFRAATVPGSRRFDHVYDTSLGPLAHAEQTQAAVTQLFYTTNWLHDDFYVSGFDEAAGNAQASNFGRGGLEGDPLLAEAQGHEGSNNAFMSVPADGESPRMQVFIWLGPEEHFVEVSGQRYPTGMAFFGSQHFQVTQPLVLVNDGVAAPSTHDGCEAMGGGLGGTVVMIERGTCPMALKARNAEQAGASGVIILNNVPGAPPPRMTNDDASIVVKIPVLSVTYEDGERLVQLAGQQDSLTAILWRGSIDRDGSLDNTLVAHEWGHYLHLRLMSPCTTTQCLAMSEGWADFIALHMLLREGDSLEGSYALAPYAGVALGNNSAYFGIRRAPYSVNKGINDLSLRHISEGEPLPTHHPMASRKPGNSEIHNAGEIFASLLFEGYVALLRETRLPTPRYSFQTARRRMADYIVAAMKLAPPNATYTEQLQALLAVAAAQDLTDHALLAEAYARRGAGPNAIAPPRNSVDLTGVVEDFSVSSPGSGYPVAQAGPDQTVPGGRRVHLDASGSQAPKGGALTFQWHQVSGPPVVLEEGGKSAATFTAPVVPVDTVLAFRVTVGQDNRATVDTVEVRVLAGDSGPVDGGVDAGSDAGVDAGTPDDDAGTPDDDAGTDAGVEPPPPSDGGTEPDAGTENPGTSDPGCGCGAGSGAPHSTFLFALLAILGLHRSQRRHSARGPAGARAPGTRVE